From a region of the Besnoitia besnoiti strain Bb-Ger1 chromosome I, whole genome shotgun sequence genome:
- a CDS encoding ABC1 family protein (encoded by transcript BESB_006350), whose translation MEQWNRKWRTLWCWSNVYVGWKVSQARARALPQEEQAQFWAQRHEHFANVIWENIKELRGWWVKVGQFMSTRSDLLPQQYIHHLVKLQDMMPTSDFASIKKTITSELGCADAIFERIEPEALASASIGQVHRAWLKDGSPVVVKVQHADVETLLSHDMQNLRQLSWAFGLLESGLNFAPILEEWQKAAAKELDFRYELAHQLRAYEGVRRSGIGVKIPKPYPEFTSKKVLVMEFVNGFKITDTEKLDHYQVDRRELMFKLCDSFAYQIHIDGLFNGDPHPGNILVEVNEETGEATPIILDWGLVKEFDSKGQLAFSKLVYAVASMNVMGLMEAFEDMGFKFKEGAGAVIDPEIYMDALRIALRDGEVEKDKTDALKQSAGQTLGAAQKAGLTRKKIQEKNPLEDWPKDIIFFVRVASMLHGLCVQLNVNLPFLQIMVKRAQECLFERYVPPSPLVYVQLLGKPYRKPHSQLEVRVHRLLRGLFNRGLLLGCQVAVIKEGALLVDACIGKMGPVDARPVTSDSLFCGFCVSKGLLTTALLKLVSDGEVQLDDLVSNWWDGFIRYGKKNITIRELLSHRAGLHRALPVDLTLSKLTNYETMVRLIEDAPPATDSGVEGRYAYLTYGWAVSELVASVACIPVETFVKEKLLRPYDLENCIFLPLPEEETQPAAAASDGAKGTTTDAARLPKDVRPEGAETQKDRPAASSASASDASSPLVGPSPFASFAPPSSASSSAAHSQRASVEEPRVKDAATRVLSASALSALSSFTRTLADGKQILTEKLGHRFLHSRRGEASAACSALKGDAAAELRSDSDDGEKKNSVPEEATDSHRDAETAPRAPEAAAERAGEGAAGRRPSEDLGGATKGTETESQGGDQEARDARVSEETSTLHNSQADAVTNKREEDGEKTRPGALEPLTPPPVVSPLSPPSSEFGERGRQERLDGQDSGPSDQAGEHTRLSSASETAAGEQKTREGPTGDAGERQPSCTASRCANDTRDGDGRAEGSADVAAVEEAGAQGARGREEGEEGAGRGDNISVILHAPDSPDGRPHRGGRRRSSFVLVGTAGDVSLSRDEGDEEGRSSGQGAQHAQDVNAFGRHAREAAAGGAASKGSHDASRAQTEKIKSIESLGEGGEPSEGREDTLPLASFEDAQEEPLGLELAEQAVDPSDEASPRESEKLRGAKLTTSSQSSSPSNRAPGADARALPVGGEASSPNSAGAQETEARAPAGDSPSAGDEGGRSPSSPPGGPPTPAGCTRRRLVLLTPPPPLGHHLHLLPLSLLPLLLQRRLLLRSLARVFLRRCAE comes from the exons ATGGAGCAGTGGAATCGCAAATGGCGG ACCCTCTGGTGTTGGTCGAACGTCTACGTCGGCTGGAAAGTctctcaggcgcgcgcgcgggcgctgcctcAAGAGGAACAGGCGCAGTTCTGGGCGCAGCGCCATGAGCACTTCGCCAACGTCATCTGGGAAAACATCAAAGAACTGCGAG GATGGTGGGTGAAAGTCGGTCAGTTCATGAGCACACGGAGCGACTTGCTCCCGCAGCAGTACATACACCACTTGGTGAAGCTCCAAGACATGATGCCTACGTCCGACTTCGCCTCGATAAAGAAGACTATCACCTCCGAGCTCG GATGTGCCGACGCGATCTTTGAGCGAATCGAACCCGAGGCcctcgcgtccgcctccATCGGTCAAGTGCACCGCGCGTGGCTGAAGGACGGGTCGCCTGTTGTCGTGAAAGTGCAGCACGCCGATGTCGAGACGCTGTTGAGCCACGACATGCAAAATCTGCGACAGCTCTCCTGGG CCTTTGGCCTGTTGGAGTCTGGATTGAACTTCGCGCCGATTCTCGAAGAAtggcagaaggcggcggcgaaggaacTCGATTTCCGCTACGAGCTTGCGCATCAGCTGCGCGCCTACGAGGGCGTCAGG CGATCAGGAATCGGAGTAAAGATCCCGAAGCCGTATCCGGAGTTCACTTCGAAGAAAGTGTTGGTGATGGAATTCGTGAACGGGTTCAAAATCACAGACACTGAAAAGCTCGAC cACTACCAGGTTGACCGACGCGAGCTGATGTTCAAGCTCTGCGACAGCTTCGCGTACCAGATTCACATCGACGGGCTCTTCAACGGCGACCCGCACCCGGGCAACATTCTCGTGGAGGTCAACGAAGagacgggcgaggcgacgccaaTCATCCTCGACTGGGGGCTCGTCAAGGAGTTCGACTCCAAGGGAcagctcgccttctccaAGTTG GTCTACGCGGTGGCGTCGATGAACGTCATGGGGCTGATGGAGGCGTTCGAGGATATGGGCTTCAAGTTcaaggaaggcgcgggcgcggtcATCGACCCCGAGATCTACATGGACGCGCTGCGCATTGCCCTGAGG GACGGCGAGGTGGAGAAAGACAAAACGGACGCGCTGAAGCAGTCGGCGGGTCAGACGCTCGGCGCTGCTCAGAAGGCGGGCTTGACTCGGAAGAAAATCCAAGAGA AGAATCCCTTGGAGGACTGGCCAAAGGACATCATTTTCTTTGTCCGCGTCGCGTCGATGCTCCACGGGCTCTGCGTCCAGCTGAATGTGAATCTGCCATTTCTCCAAATCATGGTTAAGCGCGCGCAGGAGTGCCTCTTCGAGCGCTACgtcccgccctcgcctctcgtCTACGTTCAGCTGCTTGGGAAACCGTATCGAAAGCCGCACTC GCAGCTGGAAGTTCGCGTCCACCGACTTCTTCGTGGGCTGTTCAACCGGGGCCTGCTGCTCGGCTGTCAAGTCGCGGTGATCAAGGAGGGGGCGCTGCTCGTAGACGCGTGCATCGGGAAGATGGGCCCTGTCGACGCGCGACCGGTCACCTCCGACAGTCTGttctgcggcttctgcgtctcaaaag GCCTGTTGACGACGGCGCTGCTGAAGCTGgtcagcgacggcgaggtgCAGCTGGATGACCTCGTCTCGAATTGGTGGGACGGCTTCATTCGCTACGGGAAGAAGAACATCACGATTCGCGAGTTGCTGTCGCACCGCGCGGGCCTGCACCGCGCGCTGCCTGTCGACCTGACGCTGTCGAAGCTGACCAACTACGAGACGATGGTGCGGCTGATtgaggacgcgccgccggcgaccgaTTCGGGCGTCGAGGGCCGATACGCGTACCTGACTTACGGCTGGGCGGTGAGCGAGCTGGTCGCCTCAGTGGCCTGCATCCCCGTGGAGACCTTCGTCAAAGAGAAACTTCTGAGGCCCTACGACCTCGAAAACTGCATCTTCCTGCCTCTcccggaagaagagacgcagcccgccgccgccgcgagcgacggcgcgaaaGGGACGACGACGGACGCAGCCCGGCTGCCGAAGGACGTGCGTCCcgagggggcggagacgcagaaagaccgccctgccgcgtcgtccgcaTCGGCGTCcgacgcgtcttcgccgcttgTCGGTCCCTCGCCGTTTGCGTCTTTCgctccgccgtcttccgcgtcgagctccgcggcgcattcgcagcgagcgagcgtCGAGGAGCCCAGGGTCAAAGACGCAGCGacccgcgtcctctctgcctcggcgctctctgccCTCTCGTCCTTCACCAGGACCCTCGCAGACGGGAAACAAATTCTGACTGAGAAGCTCGGGCACCGGTTTCTtcactcgcgccgcggcgaggcctccgcggcctgctcgGCCTtgaagggcgacgccgcggccgagctgcggagcgactccgacgacggcgagaagaaaaacagcgTACCCGAAGAGGCGACGGACAGCcaccgcgacgccgagacggcgccgcgcgcgccggaggcggccgcggaacGTGCGGGAGAGGGTGCGGCGGGGAGGAGACCGAGCGAAGACCTCGGCGGGGCGACGAAAGGGACTGAAACAGAGAGCCAGGGCGGGGACCAAGAGGCCCGAGATGCGCGGgtgagcgaggagacaagcACACTACACAACTCACAGGCGGATGCGGTGACCAacaagcgagaagaagacggagagaagacgc GCcccggcgcgctggagccaCTCACCCCGCCGCCGGTCGTCTCGCCGTTGAGCCCGCCCTCGAGTGAATTCGGCGAAAGAGGGCGGCAGGAACGGCTCGATGGACAAGACAGCGGACCCAGCGACCAGGCGGGTGAGCATACACGGCTGTCAAGCGCTTCTGAGACGGCTGCGGGGGagcagaaaacgcgcgaaGGCCCCACGGGGGACgctggcgagcggcagccTTCGTGCACTGCCTCCCGATGCGCGAACGACACGAGAGACGGCGATGGCCGCGCGGAAGGAAGCGCCGACGTCGCTGCCGTGGAGGAGGCAGGAGCCCAGGGGGCTCGTGGacgagaggagggagaggaaggagctGGACGCGGAGACAACATTTCCGTtattctgcatgcgcctgaCTCCCCCGACGGGCGCCCGCAtagaggaggcagaagaagaagcagcttTGTGCTCGTGGGCACTGCCGGCGATGTCTCGCTTTCCagggacgaaggagacgaggaggggcGGAGCTCAGGCCAAGGCGCACAACACGCGCAGGATGTAAACGCCTTTGGGCGACatgcgcgcgaagccgcggccggcggcgcggcctctaAAGGCTCGCACGACGCGTCACGCGCCCAGACAGAGAAGATAAAGTCCATCGAGTCgctcggcgagggcggcgaacccagcgaaggacgcgaagaCACTCTGCCGCTCGCTTCCTTCGAGGATGCCCAAGAAGAGCCGCTTGGCTTGGAGCTAGCAGAGCAGGCAGTTGACCCCAGTGACgaggcgagcccgcgcgaaagcgagaagctgcgaggcgccaaACTCACGACTTCCTCGCAGTCTTCGAGCCCTTCGAATAGAGCaccaggcgcagacgcccgcgccttgCCTGTTGGAGGAGAAGCCTCCTCGCCCAactcggcgggcgcgcaggaaacagaggcgcgcgcgcccgcgggcgactCGCCCAgtgcaggcgacgagggcggtCGTTCGCCGTCCTCACCCCCCGGCGGTCCCCCCACGCCGGCGGGCTGcacccgccggcgtctcgtTCTCCTgactcctccgcctcctcttggTCATcatcttcatcttcttcctctttctcttcttcctcttctacttcagcgtcgccttcttctgaggagcctcgcgcgcgttttcCTGCGGAGGTGTGCCGAGtga
- a CDS encoding hypothetical protein (encoded by transcript BESB_006360), whose amino-acid sequence MADTARRRRCQGYANSRLACSRRLVPPYGVDDCARHENYRTSAALDRPSFCEAEASMRWGDAHPRSPVPDVLADNREFVAAGHGHSNRLQDTPATWNLHPSSHYRFRDYSPSFDRRTTPPSRTTFDGEVRHGHEVSSSTPAYPISRGIDLYRHLRETPNSPLRHPAPGEKDEGLQAGLDAASKRTQAPESVYAADYVDHFAAGADTEDSLSEEPPSVPAPQHSYPSTLSAIQPCRNALRRGLLPVCDLPHCHTCSPHAERACHCVHAPGVGSYPCLRAPYSCAAARSYAPLERDVSCGCFCGGSCACDRCQMQQGLQSCRHTCFPPRRAAPAREWAPTPLAGSPSRPACPAAECYADPEEDPCALLRRRRSSSAGAQDWRSQKLGAETARSGGSESVTPCALGLPSFDPKDYKYLPLCELRLVPPAGIPTTKFRPVTRF is encoded by the exons ATGGCGGATACAGCACGGAGGCGCCGGTGCCAGGGATACGCAAACTCCCGGCTGGCCTGCTCCCGGCGGCTAGTCCCCCCGTACGGTGTCGACGATTGTGCCCGCCATGAAAATTACAGAACTTCTGCCGCTTTAGACCGGCCGAGCTTTTGCGAGGCTGAAGCTTCCATGCGATGGGGAGATGCTCATCCCCGCTCGCCTGTCCCGGACGTGTTGGCAGACAACAGAGAATTCGTGGCAGCCGGGCATGGCCATTCCAACCGGTTACAGGACACCCCCGCCACATGGAATCTGCATCCTTCCAGTCACTATCGCTTTCGAGACTATTCTCCTTCATTCGATAGAAGAACAACGCCGCCTTCCCGCACAACCTTTGATGGAGAGGTTCGCCACGGCCATGAGGTTTCCTCCTCTACTCCGGCGTATCCGATTTCTCGGGGAATCGACCTGTATCGACACCTACGGGAGACCCCGAattcgcctctgcggcaccCAGCGCCTGGTGAAAAGGATGAGGGTCTGCAGGCGGGACTGGATGCGGCATCCAAGCGTACTCAGGCCCCAGAGAGCGTCTATGCAGCAGACTACGTGGATCATTTTGCAGCAGGGGCCGACACGGAAGACTCGTTGTCTGAAG aGCCGCCGTCTGTCCCAGCGCCCCAGCACTCTTATCCGTCGACTCTTTCAGCCATCCAGCCGTGCCGCAATGCCCTCCGCCGGGGCCTCTTGCCTGTCTGCGATCTGCCACACTGTCATACGTGCTCACCGCACGCGGAGCGGGCGTGTCATTGCGTTCACGCACCGGGCGTCGGCTCGTACCCCTGCTTGAGGGCGCCTTATAGTTGCGCGGCAGCTCGTTCCTacgcgccgctggagagagatgtgagctgcggctgcttctgcggaggctcctgcgcctgcgaccGCTGCCAAATGCAGCAGGGACTCCAGTCCTGCCGGCACACATgctttccgcctcgccgcgcagcgcccgcccGCGAGTGGGCACCGACTCCGCTGGCTGGCAGTCCAAGCCGGCCCGCGTGTCCAGCAGCTGAATGCTACGCCGACCCGGAGGAAGACCCCTGCGCGCtgctgaggaggaggcgctcaagcagcgccggcgcgcaggactGGCGCTCGCAGAAGctgggcgcggagaccgcacGCAGCGGAGGGAGCGAGTCCGTGACGCCGTGCGCGTTGGGGCTTCCCAGCTTCGACCCGAAGGACTACAA GTATCTCCCGCTGTGTGAGCTGCGGCTGgtgccgccggcggggaTCCCCACGACAAAGTTCCGCCCGGTGACCCGCTTCTGA